Genomic segment of Streptomyces longhuiensis:
AGGGCCTTGCCCCGCGCGGTGAGGCGGTCCGCGACGGTGGTGCGGTGCTCGGCGGGCTTGTGGTCGTCGTACTTGAACTTGGCGACCACATCGATGACGTCCAGGCGCAGCCCACGGATGCCGGGCAGCATGCGGCCGTACGGAGGCTGGTCCACGGCCACCCGGGCGTGGTCGCCGTCCGGCTGGAAGTGGGCGAGCTGGCGGCGCAGGAGCTCGGCCTTGGCCTCGGGGGCGTCGACGATGTGGGCGTGGCAGGTGAACTGGACGGCCGCGTAGTAGCTGGTGGGGACGCCGTCGGTGGGTGTCGTGTCCGGCTTGGCGCGCCAGGGGCCGGGGATGAAGGCGTAGTCCCCGATGACGGTGAACGTGACGTTCGG
This window contains:
- a CDS encoding FMN-binding negative transcriptional regulator, whose translation is MFIQPWDAALDEGEWQAWIADGHDFGQLSVNGLPGRPPVVVPTHFTGDDNHLLIHFARPNPVWKAIEHDPNVTFTVIGDYAFIPGPWRAKPDTTPTDGVPTSYYAAVQFTCHAHIVDAPEAKAELLRRQLAHFQPDGDHARVAVDQPPYGRMLPGIRGLRLDVIDVVAKFKYDDHKPAEHRTTVADRLTARGKALDVPTARQQLRRLDRMGDWKP